The proteins below come from a single Mucilaginibacter mali genomic window:
- a CDS encoding GDSL-type esterase/lipase family protein, with protein MKRKNRNYQRIIYFTVALLLFFLSAHAQLPNCSAASKFYSKDSINITTFGASTVAGIGGFSFQPGLKQNFENCYTGKIIDITNNGIPGETTTQGLTRFPKAIEGRTGFIVIDMGANDAQAIVNKKMRITDTERNMRYYIEESIKHNLIPIIGTIQFYNDKNDQFLKNCNLVVKQINTLYKKLAMDYHVYLADINQSLGRDFNLYQDMVHPNAQGYKLISFVLFDAINEAIEEKLLLIGISQNYPNPVRDNTRINFSLSQAGKVQIKLYNLLGKPVRTLVDEYQTSGFHEVNAYLGDLTAGMYIYVMQVGGQQLSKKLLLVK; from the coding sequence TTGAAAAGGAAAAACAGGAATTATCAACGGATAATTTACTTTACGGTCGCTTTACTATTGTTCTTCCTATCGGCACACGCTCAGCTGCCGAATTGTAGTGCCGCCTCAAAATTTTACAGTAAGGATAGTATCAACATCACCACGTTTGGCGCCAGTACGGTGGCGGGCATTGGGGGCTTTTCTTTTCAGCCCGGCCTGAAGCAAAATTTCGAAAATTGTTATACCGGTAAAATTATCGATATCACCAATAATGGTATTCCTGGCGAAACTACTACACAGGGTTTAACCCGTTTCCCGAAAGCGATTGAGGGCCGAACGGGCTTTATCGTTATTGACATGGGCGCTAACGATGCGCAGGCCATTGTTAATAAAAAGATGAGAATTACAGATACCGAACGAAATATGCGGTATTATATTGAAGAATCGATAAAACATAACCTGATACCTATTATAGGCACCATACAGTTTTATAACGATAAGAATGATCAGTTTTTAAAGAACTGTAACCTGGTGGTAAAGCAAATTAACACGCTTTACAAAAAGCTGGCGATGGATTATCACGTATATCTTGCGGATATTAACCAATCGCTTGGCCGCGATTTTAACCTGTACCAGGATATGGTGCACCCCAATGCCCAGGGATATAAGCTTATTAGCTTTGTACTTTTTGATGCCATTAACGAAGCTATCGAAGAAAAACTTCTGCTTATTGGCATCAGTCAAAACTATCCAAACCCGGTACGCGATAACACACGTATCAATTTCAGCTTATCGCAAGCCGGTAAAGTGCAAATTAAATTATATAACCTGCTTGGTAAACCAGTGCGCACCCTCGTCGACGAATACCAAACTTCGGGCTTCCACGAAGTAAACGCCTACCTTGGCGACCTAACCGCAGGTATGTACATCTACGTAATGCAGGTAGGTGGGCAGCAATTAAGTAAAAAACTTTTACTGGTAAAATAA
- a CDS encoding type II toxin-antitoxin system RelE/ParE family toxin, protein MITSFGSKDTEKIWNGVRVVKLPIEIQTIGRRKLRMINNSQNIQDLTIPPSNKLEKKKGDLKDYYSIRINDQWRIIFKWNNGNASDVEIIDYH, encoded by the coding sequence ATGATTACTTCTTTTGGCTCTAAAGACACAGAAAAAATATGGAATGGTGTCAGAGTGGTTAAACTACCTATTGAAATACAAACAATCGGTAGAAGAAAGCTTAGAATGATCAATAACTCGCAAAACATTCAGGATTTAACTATTCCGCCATCAAATAAGTTGGAAAAGAAAAAGGGTGATCTAAAAGATTATTACAGCATTAGGATTAACGATCAATGGCGGATTATTTTTAAATGGAATAACGGAAATGCCAGTGATGTAGAAATAATAGATTATCACTAA
- a CDS encoding tetratricopeptide repeat protein gives MKIIRLGSFLLFILISPLYVFGFQKVTSADTSEVIRLNKEAYKARLSEATKTVALGRKALALAKKIKNYDNGVGESYRIIGIGLGYQDNQREAIDNYLEALTWFDKANNKNGVAKVYNNIGNLYRDNDHNVALQNYKQGLSIALHLQDTALLASINLNIGNVYVRKNQYPDALAQFAIARKMFSIVKDSASLISCLQNTGVVYNTIGKPDKAKEMLLMANKGAKQLEMSATIASIDMTLADIYIAQNQFDNAEKYINEGLSYSQNKRTDYDYKYTRYQLEYKRKNYGKALEYLSDIYKLDSIDYHEYVSNQLKLLKASHANEKTLKDQQVVIAKNRNNQLILTGAVISSVLLTGLIILLILNVKRKAQTNKRLTELNEEVSRQKDNLDRINHHLEEIIDERTKDLQIKNRKLSDYSSYLSHQIRGPIATLKGLMNLEKEGLVDEKECISMMNKCVSEIDDKIIDMSDMLHDPDRAGF, from the coding sequence ATGAAAATTATACGCTTAGGATCTTTCCTATTATTCATCTTGATATCTCCGTTGTACGTATTTGGTTTTCAAAAAGTTACCAGTGCCGATACAAGCGAGGTGATCAGGCTGAATAAAGAAGCGTATAAGGCGCGTTTATCTGAAGCTACAAAAACAGTAGCGCTTGGACGTAAAGCGCTTGCCCTGGCCAAAAAAATCAAAAATTATGACAATGGCGTAGGCGAATCTTACCGTATAATAGGTATTGGCTTAGGTTACCAGGACAACCAGCGCGAAGCAATTGACAATTATTTAGAAGCACTTACCTGGTTTGATAAGGCAAACAACAAAAACGGCGTAGCAAAGGTTTACAACAATATTGGAAATTTATACCGGGATAACGATCATAACGTGGCCCTGCAAAACTACAAGCAGGGCCTTAGTATAGCGCTCCATTTGCAGGATACCGCTTTATTGGCATCAATTAATTTAAACATAGGTAATGTTTATGTGCGTAAAAACCAATATCCGGATGCGTTGGCACAATTTGCTATCGCCCGCAAAATGTTCTCGATAGTAAAAGATAGCGCAAGCCTGATCAGTTGCCTGCAGAACACCGGAGTTGTGTACAACACAATCGGCAAGCCCGATAAAGCCAAGGAAATGTTATTAATGGCTAACAAAGGGGCCAAACAGTTGGAGATGAGCGCCACGATAGCCAGTATCGACATGACACTTGCCGATATTTATATCGCGCAAAACCAATTTGATAACGCCGAGAAATATATAAATGAGGGGTTGTCTTACTCGCAAAATAAAAGAACAGACTACGATTATAAATACACCCGCTACCAATTAGAGTATAAGCGTAAAAACTACGGTAAGGCGCTGGAGTATCTGAGCGATATTTATAAGTTGGATAGTATCGACTACCACGAATATGTTTCTAACCAGCTTAAACTCCTGAAGGCCTCGCATGCTAACGAAAAGACCCTGAAAGATCAACAGGTGGTTATCGCAAAGAATAGAAATAATCAGTTAATACTCACGGGTGCGGTAATATCATCTGTATTGCTAACCGGTTTAATTATTCTGCTTATTTTAAATGTTAAGCGTAAAGCGCAAACTAACAAGCGTTTAACCGAACTAAATGAAGAGGTATCGAGGCAAAAGGATAACCTCGACAGGATCAATCATCACCTGGAAGAAATTATAGATGAGCGTACCAAGGACCTTCAGATTAAGAACCGTAAACTATCTGATTACTCATCATATCTTTCGCACCAGATCAGGGGGCCTATAGCTACCCTTAAAGGCCTAATGAACCTTGAAAAAGAGGGCCTGGTTGATGAGAAGGAATGTATCTCGATGATGAATAAGTGCGTATCCGAAATTGATGACAAGATCATCGATATGAGTGATATGCTGCACGACCCCGACAGGGCGGGGTTTTAA
- a CDS encoding mandelate racemase/muconate lactonizing enzyme family protein, whose translation MIITHIDIYRFSIPMEPFTIATGTMDYAQNTFIRVHTDAGFYGVGECSAFPMIVGETQDTCLVMAKEFARLWKGQDALDIEARLKQLHDFTAGNGTIKSAFDMALYDIAAKNAGLPLWQYLKGTERSIETDITVGIAAPEIMAQRALAFRNEGANYLKVKLGKDAAGDVERIRQIRAAVGPEMKIRVDANQGWTFDDALFALNGISAYDIEFCEQPMRTWFDDRLPELMQLSPVKIMADESVYNHYDALKQLKSHSCHYINIKLAKSGGINEAIKIHDAAAGYGIPCMMGGMLESRIALSAKLHLVYASPNIQFFDMDTCKLGHLEDPCVGGVSYNGYHLQMPDAPGIGADADEAFLAKCERFSV comes from the coding sequence ATGATCATTACCCACATAGATATCTACCGCTTCAGCATCCCTATGGAGCCGTTCACCATTGCTACCGGAACTATGGATTATGCACAAAATACCTTTATCCGCGTGCATACCGATGCCGGTTTTTATGGTGTGGGCGAGTGCTCGGCTTTCCCTATGATAGTAGGCGAAACGCAGGATACCTGCCTGGTAATGGCAAAGGAGTTTGCCCGCCTGTGGAAGGGACAGGATGCTTTGGATATCGAAGCCCGCCTAAAGCAACTGCACGATTTTACCGCCGGCAACGGTACCATAAAAAGCGCCTTTGATATGGCTTTGTACGATATCGCTGCCAAAAATGCCGGTTTACCGTTATGGCAATATCTAAAAGGTACTGAAAGGAGTATTGAAACAGATATCACCGTTGGCATTGCCGCTCCAGAAATTATGGCGCAACGGGCATTGGCATTCCGTAACGAGGGCGCTAATTATCTAAAGGTAAAATTAGGAAAAGATGCCGCCGGCGATGTGGAGCGCATCAGGCAGATCCGTGCCGCGGTTGGCCCGGAAATGAAGATAAGGGTTGACGCTAACCAGGGCTGGACTTTTGACGACGCGTTGTTTGCGCTTAATGGTATCAGCGCTTACGATATTGAATTTTGCGAACAACCCATGCGCACCTGGTTTGATGACCGCCTGCCCGAACTGATGCAGCTATCTCCGGTAAAAATTATGGCCGATGAAAGTGTATATAACCATTACGATGCGCTGAAGCAGTTAAAAAGTCATTCCTGCCATTATATCAATATCAAACTGGCCAAATCGGGCGGAATAAATGAAGCGATAAAGATACATGATGCCGCTGCCGGGTACGGCATCCCCTGTATGATGGGCGGGATGCTGGAAAGCCGCATAGCCCTGAGCGCCAAGCTGCACCTGGTATATGCCAGTCCAAATATCCAATTTTTTGATATGGATACCTGCAAGCTTGGTCATTTGGAAGACCCCTGTGTTGGCGGGGTTAGTTATAACGGCTACCATCTGCAAATGCCGGATGCTCCAGGGATCGGCGCTGATGCGGATGAGGCGTTTTTAGCTAAATGCGAACGGTTTAGTGTGTAA
- a CDS encoding ATP-dependent helicase — protein sequence MDYLQGLNPEQRGAVVQLKGPVMIIAGAGSGKTRVITYRVAHLINSGVDAFNILVLTFTNKAAKEMRERITHVVGPEAKNIWMGTFHSVFAKILRVEAEKLGYPNNFTIYDTDDSKSVLRAILKEMNLDDKLYSANFVYNRISAAKNNLISWMEYAKNEQIQADDHSSGRPFLAKIYETYAQRCYKAGAMDFDDLLFKTNELLKSYPDVLNKYQHKFRYIMVDEYQDTNFSQYLIVKKLAAVTENICVVGDDAQSIYAFRGANIQNILNFEKDYPDVKVFKLEQNYRSTQNIVNIANSIIANNKEQLKKNVFSENEVGDRIKVMRAFSDNEEGKIVAEAIMQDRSTKGLKWGDFAILYRTNAQSRAMEEALRKMGTPYKIYGGLSFYQRKEIKDLIAYFRLTFNPNDEVAMKRVINYPKRGIGDTSVDRIIIAADQHQVTQWDVITNAQLYMDGRSAGAVATFGTLIQSFQVIGKNMSAYDAALHIAQHSGLLKDLYEDKSVEGLNRYENIQELLNGIKEFSEREDIEEKGLDVFMQDIALLTNDDNDKNPDADTVSLMTIHSSKGLEFPQVYVVGLEENLFPSQMSLNSRSDLEEERRLFYVAVTRAKTKLTISYATSRFKFGTLINCEPSRFLDEIDAKYIELDFTAKPAASSFFENERTAWSRKPDTFSKPKAPATSPSAPPKTTSILAKAHVPTPGFAPSDTSKLQTGMEVEHERFGFGKVLQLEGNKPDIKATIFFKEIGQKQLLLKFAKLRIVN from the coding sequence TTGGATTACTTACAGGGATTAAACCCCGAACAACGAGGAGCAGTAGTACAATTAAAAGGCCCGGTAATGATCATTGCCGGCGCCGGATCGGGCAAAACACGTGTAATTACCTATCGTGTGGCGCACCTGATAAACAGCGGTGTTGATGCCTTTAACATACTGGTTTTAACCTTTACCAACAAAGCCGCCAAAGAAATGCGCGAGCGTATTACCCACGTGGTTGGCCCCGAGGCAAAGAATATATGGATGGGCACCTTCCACTCGGTATTTGCAAAGATACTGCGTGTAGAAGCCGAGAAACTGGGCTATCCAAACAACTTCACCATTTACGATACCGACGATAGCAAAAGCGTGTTGCGGGCCATCTTAAAAGAGATGAACCTGGACGATAAGCTGTATAGCGCCAACTTTGTGTACAATCGTATTTCCGCAGCCAAGAATAACCTGATCAGTTGGATGGAATATGCCAAGAACGAACAGATACAGGCCGACGACCATTCCAGCGGGCGCCCGTTTTTAGCTAAGATATACGAAACCTATGCACAGCGCTGCTACAAAGCCGGGGCGATGGATTTTGACGACTTGTTATTCAAAACCAACGAGTTACTGAAGAGTTACCCTGATGTGCTGAACAAATACCAGCACAAATTTCGCTATATTATGGTGGATGAGTATCAGGATACTAACTTTTCGCAATACCTTATTGTAAAGAAGCTGGCCGCTGTTACCGAAAACATTTGCGTAGTGGGCGACGACGCGCAGAGTATCTATGCCTTCCGTGGGGCCAATATCCAAAATATCCTGAACTTTGAAAAGGACTACCCGGATGTGAAGGTATTTAAACTGGAGCAAAACTACCGCAGCACGCAAAACATTGTAAACATTGCAAACAGCATTATCGCCAATAACAAGGAGCAACTGAAGAAGAACGTTTTCAGCGAGAACGAGGTTGGCGACCGGATAAAGGTAATGCGGGCTTTCAGCGATAATGAAGAGGGCAAAATAGTGGCCGAAGCCATTATGCAGGACCGCAGCACCAAAGGCCTGAAATGGGGCGACTTTGCCATTTTGTACCGTACCAACGCACAATCGCGCGCGATGGAGGAAGCCTTGCGTAAAATGGGGACGCCGTATAAAATTTATGGGGGCCTCTCTTTTTATCAGCGCAAAGAAATTAAGGATCTGATCGCTTACTTCCGCCTTACGTTTAACCCCAATGATGAGGTGGCCATGAAACGCGTGATCAATTATCCCAAACGCGGTATTGGCGATACAAGCGTCGACCGGATCATTATCGCCGCCGATCAGCACCAGGTTACCCAGTGGGATGTAATTACCAACGCGCAGCTGTATATGGATGGCCGCAGTGCCGGTGCCGTAGCTACTTTCGGCACGCTGATCCAAAGCTTCCAGGTAATTGGTAAAAACATGTCGGCTTATGATGCCGCCCTGCATATCGCGCAACACTCGGGTTTATTGAAAGATCTTTACGAAGATAAATCGGTAGAAGGACTTAACCGCTATGAGAACATACAGGAATTATTGAACGGTATCAAAGAGTTTTCGGAGCGCGAGGATATCGAAGAAAAAGGCCTTGATGTATTTATGCAGGATATCGCGTTATTAACCAACGATGATAACGACAAAAACCCCGATGCCGATACCGTATCACTGATGACCATCCACTCGTCAAAAGGGCTGGAATTTCCGCAGGTGTATGTGGTGGGTTTAGAGGAGAATTTATTCCCGTCGCAAATGTCGCTCAACTCCCGCAGCGACCTTGAGGAAGAGCGCCGGTTATTTTATGTAGCCGTTACACGTGCCAAAACCAAGTTAACCATTAGCTATGCTACGTCGCGCTTTAAGTTCGGTACGCTGATCAATTGCGAGCCAAGCCGCTTTTTAGATGAGATAGACGCAAAATACATTGAGCTGGATTTTACGGCTAAACCGGCTGCCAGTTCGTTTTTCGAGAACGAGCGGACTGCCTGGAGCCGCAAACCCGATACTTTCTCTAAACCTAAAGCACCGGCAACTTCGCCATCGGCGCCACCTAAAACAACTTCCATTTTGGCTAAGGCCCATGTGCCTACGCCGGGCTTCGCGCCGTCTGATACGTCTAAACTGCAAACAGGTATGGAGGTGGAGCACGAACGTTTCGGCTTTGGCAAGGTATTGCAATTAGAAGGCAACAAACCAGATATAAAAGCGACGATCTTTTTTAAAGAGATCGGCCAAAAGCAATTACTATTAAAGTTTGCCAAGTTGCGCATTGTGAATTAA
- a CDS encoding helix-turn-helix domain-containing protein, with protein sequence MNENFKTQSNKSAGRNIRAVRHQRNWSQEDVANKLGISIPAFSKIETGITDINLSRLQQIADIFEMSLVQLLSFEEIQDDYQSSHLQDAKRKLEICEAEIVELQRKVIGLYEELRYKNVVAV encoded by the coding sequence ATGAACGAGAACTTCAAAACCCAATCAAACAAATCGGCAGGCCGTAACATCCGCGCGGTAAGGCACCAACGCAACTGGAGCCAGGAAGATGTGGCCAACAAGCTTGGTATCTCTATACCTGCTTTTTCAAAAATTGAGACCGGTATCACCGACATCAATTTATCACGCTTACAGCAAATTGCCGATATTTTTGAAATGAGCCTGGTGCAGCTTCTATCTTTTGAAGAAATTCAGGACGATTATCAGTCATCGCACCTGCAGGATGCTAAAAGGAAACTTGAAATTTGCGAAGCCGAGATAGTAGAACTACAACGCAAGGTTATTGGCTTATACGAAGAGTTACGTTATAAGAACGTAGTTGCGGTTTAA
- a CDS encoding dipeptidase: MQDIKQYVEANKQRMLDELFELLRCPSVSADPKYKDDVLKTADLVAKRLTESGADKVEVCQTAGYPIVYGEKIIDPAKPTVLVYGHYDVQPADPLELWHTPPFEPTVRDGKIYARGACDDKGQFYMHVKAFELMMQTNTLPCNIKFMIEGEEEVGSNNLGIYVKANKERLKADVVLISDTSMISMENPSLETGLRGLSYLEVEVVGPNRDLHSGVYGGAVANPATILAKMIASMHDENNHIAIPGFYNDVVELTDTEKKELNSAPYDEEEYKKDLGVDALWGEKGYSTFERTGTRPTLEVNGIWGGYIGEGAKTVLPSKANAKISMRLVPNQSSEKITQLFTDHFNKIAPPYVKVTVTPHHGGEPVVTPTDSIAYKAAQMAITESFGKAPIPTRGGGSIPIVALFEAELGIKTVLMGFGLDSDALHSPNEKYDIYNYYKGIETLPLFHKYFAELSK; encoded by the coding sequence ATGCAGGATATAAAACAATATGTAGAAGCCAACAAGCAACGCATGCTTGATGAACTGTTTGAACTGTTGCGCTGCCCATCGGTAAGTGCCGACCCTAAATATAAGGATGATGTATTAAAAACTGCCGACCTGGTAGCCAAGCGACTTACAGAAAGCGGCGCCGATAAGGTAGAAGTTTGCCAAACCGCCGGCTACCCTATTGTTTACGGAGAAAAGATCATCGACCCAGCCAAACCTACCGTTTTGGTTTATGGCCATTATGATGTGCAACCGGCCGATCCGCTGGAATTGTGGCATACCCCTCCTTTTGAACCTACTGTACGCGATGGCAAAATATATGCCCGCGGCGCCTGCGATGATAAAGGCCAGTTTTATATGCACGTTAAAGCATTTGAACTGATGATGCAAACCAACACCTTGCCTTGCAATATCAAATTTATGATTGAGGGTGAAGAGGAAGTTGGGTCGAACAACCTTGGCATCTATGTTAAAGCTAACAAGGAACGCCTGAAAGCCGATGTGGTACTGATATCGGATACATCAATGATCAGCATGGAAAACCCATCGCTGGAGACTGGTCTGCGTGGCTTATCATATTTAGAAGTGGAAGTTGTTGGCCCTAACCGCGATCTGCATTCGGGCGTTTACGGTGGCGCAGTAGCTAACCCGGCTACTATACTGGCCAAAATGATCGCATCTATGCATGATGAAAATAATCATATCGCCATCCCTGGTTTTTATAACGATGTGGTGGAGTTGACCGATACGGAGAAAAAAGAACTTAACTCGGCACCATACGACGAGGAAGAATATAAGAAGGATTTGGGTGTGGATGCCCTGTGGGGCGAAAAAGGCTACTCGACGTTTGAGCGTACCGGCACCCGCCCTACTTTGGAAGTAAACGGTATTTGGGGCGGCTATATTGGCGAAGGCGCAAAAACTGTGCTGCCATCAAAGGCCAACGCCAAAATTTCTATGCGTTTGGTACCCAACCAAAGTTCGGAAAAGATCACCCAGCTGTTTACCGATCACTTCAACAAGATTGCCCCGCCATATGTAAAGGTTACTGTTACGCCACACCATGGCGGCGAACCGGTGGTTACCCCAACGGATAGCATCGCCTACAAGGCAGCACAAATGGCTATTACCGAATCGTTCGGCAAAGCGCCTATCCCAACCCGTGGCGGCGGCAGTATCCCTATTGTGGCACTGTTTGAAGCGGAGTTAGGTATCAAGACCGTTCTGATGGGCTTTGGTTTGGATAGTGACGCGCTGCACTCGCCTAACGAGAAATACGACATTTATAATTACTATAAAGGCATCGAGACTTTACCCTTGTTCCACAAGTATTTTGCGGAGTTGTCTAAGTAA
- a CDS encoding HigA family addiction module antitoxin, whose protein sequence is MEKLPNIHPGEILSEEFLIPLNITAYRLAKETKIPQTRVSEIIKGNRRITADTALRLSKFFGNSAKFWLGLQDDFDLENELNQNNEVLQLIKQHVAA, encoded by the coding sequence ATGGAAAAACTACCTAACATCCACCCCGGAGAAATTTTAAGCGAGGAGTTTTTAATCCCGCTGAATATAACGGCTTACAGGCTGGCTAAGGAAACCAAGATACCACAAACCCGGGTATCAGAAATTATTAAAGGCAACAGAAGAATTACCGCCGATACCGCTCTGCGGCTAAGTAAGTTTTTCGGCAACTCGGCGAAGTTTTGGCTGGGTTTACAAGATGATTTTGATTTGGAAAACGAACTCAACCAAAATAACGAGGTTTTACAACTGATAAAGCAGCACGTGGCCGCCTAA
- a CDS encoding M1 family metallopeptidase translates to MRFQKLNTIAGACCLLLSATNIHAQSKPDSTKYNNYELFGPITWPSNGSEMRSPAGKPGPKYWQNRADYVIHATINELAKDTTISGQVTVNYTNNSPDKMDHLWMQLDQNMFEKGSRGDATTPIEGNRFGQPYPRGGYHIGTVTVTYKGQTYTVTPVISDARMQVRLKTPLGAGGDKISVKVNYDFSIPFYGADRMGRKTFKQGVVYEIAQWYPRMCVYDDVEGWNTLPYMGLGEFYCEYGDFDYYVTAPANMTVVGSGDLQNPNEVLTPTQQARMAKMRASDKTVSIITPEEVGQASAHVGTKPLTWHFKMLNTRDVSWAASKAFIWDGARVNFPSGRKGISMSAYPAESNAIGWNRSTEYLKGSMEIYSKLYYEYPWNSAVNVSGVALGMEYPGIIFCMSTWGGEQLWGDVTHEIGHNWFPMIVGSNERKYMWQDEGFNTFINQYSTKYFNKGEYDHPEARPAIGLAAPMAAMKTPLMTPSEAMGVGNNDYGFYYVKTSLGLDMLRNVVLGHDRFDYAFHEYIKNWAMKHPTPYDFFRAMNDAAGEDLNWFFKPWFFTTWTIDQAVTSVTHDKRDGANDMRITLVNKEKMAMPVDAKITQGDGKTEIIHLPVNIWQRGGTWTFKYNAPAGIQSIELDPDHQLPDVNRGNNIWKK, encoded by the coding sequence ATGCGTTTTCAAAAACTAAACACCATTGCGGGTGCTTGTTGTTTGCTGCTATCGGCAACAAATATACACGCCCAATCCAAACCCGATTCGACCAAATACAATAATTACGAACTTTTTGGCCCTATCACCTGGCCCTCAAACGGTTCGGAAATGCGTTCGCCGGCGGGTAAACCCGGGCCCAAATACTGGCAAAACCGCGCCGATTACGTAATTCACGCTACCATTAACGAGCTGGCAAAGGATACCACCATCAGCGGACAGGTAACGGTAAACTATACCAATAACAGCCCGGATAAAATGGATCACCTGTGGATGCAGTTAGATCAGAACATGTTTGAAAAAGGTTCGCGCGGCGATGCGACTACCCCTATCGAGGGTAACCGCTTCGGTCAGCCTTATCCACGCGGTGGTTATCATATCGGTACCGTAACCGTTACTTACAAAGGCCAAACTTATACCGTTACACCGGTAATCAGCGATGCGCGTATGCAGGTACGCCTTAAAACTCCGCTTGGTGCCGGTGGCGATAAGATATCGGTAAAGGTTAATTACGATTTCTCTATCCCCTTTTATGGCGCCGACCGTATGGGCCGCAAAACCTTTAAGCAAGGCGTAGTTTACGAAATTGCACAATGGTACCCGCGCATGTGCGTATATGATGACGTGGAAGGCTGGAACACCCTGCCTTATATGGGCTTAGGCGAGTTTTACTGCGAGTATGGCGATTTTGATTACTACGTAACCGCCCCCGCTAACATGACTGTGGTTGGCTCAGGCGACCTGCAAAACCCTAACGAAGTGCTTACTCCTACCCAGCAAGCCCGCATGGCTAAAATGCGCGCGAGTGATAAAACCGTAAGCATTATCACTCCTGAAGAAGTTGGCCAGGCGTCGGCCCATGTGGGCACCAAGCCTTTAACGTGGCACTTTAAAATGCTGAACACCCGCGATGTATCATGGGCTGCATCAAAAGCGTTTATTTGGGATGGTGCAAGGGTTAATTTCCCGTCGGGCCGTAAGGGCATCTCTATGTCGGCTTACCCGGCAGAAAGTAATGCTATCGGCTGGAACCGCTCTACCGAATACCTGAAGGGCAGTATGGAGATCTACTCTAAATTATACTACGAATATCCATGGAACTCCGCCGTCAACGTATCGGGCGTGGCTTTAGGTATGGAATATCCGGGCATCATCTTCTGTATGAGCACCTGGGGTGGCGAACAACTTTGGGGCGATGTTACCCATGAGATTGGCCACAACTGGTTCCCGATGATCGTTGGATCGAACGAGCGCAAATACATGTGGCAGGACGAGGGTTTTAACACATTCATTAATCAATATTCTACCAAATACTTCAACAAGGGCGAATATGACCACCCCGAAGCACGTCCGGCTATCGGCCTGGCGGCCCCCATGGCAGCTATGAAAACCCCGTTGATGACGCCATCTGAAGCAATGGGTGTGGGTAATAACGATTATGGCTTTTACTACGTAAAAACTTCGTTGGGTTTAGATATGCTGCGCAATGTGGTATTGGGTCATGATCGTTTTGATTATGCCTTCCACGAGTATATTAAAAACTGGGCAATGAAGCACCCTACACCTTACGACTTTTTCCGCGCCATGAATGATGCCGCAGGCGAAGACCTGAACTGGTTTTTTAAACCGTGGTTCTTTACCACCTGGACAATTGACCAGGCCGTAACATCAGTTACGCACGATAAAAGAGATGGTGCTAACGATATGCGCATCACGCTGGTTAACAAGGAGAAAATGGCCATGCCGGTTGATGCAAAGATCACCCAGGGCGATGGTAAAACCGAAATTATACACCTGCCGGTAAACATCTGGCAGCGCGGCGGCACCTGGACATTTAAATACAATGCCCCGGCCGGTATCCAAAGCATAGAGCTTGATCCGGATCATCAATTACCTGATGTAAACCGTGGTAATAATATCTGGAAGAAATAG